In Nocardia sp. NBC_00403, one DNA window encodes the following:
- a CDS encoding glutamate ABC transporter substrate-binding protein → MRINRALRIGVGAIALALTAATAAACGGGDSKTALDNAKDGKLTVGIKFDQPGLGLRNKDGSYSGFDIEVAKYVAGKLGVKPESITFKEAPSGQRETLIENGQVDYIVATYSINDKRKEKVDFAGPYYVAGQSLLVKADNSNINGPDDLKGKKVCSVKGSTPAQNIEKNYPDTQLQTNDTYSLCLEGLSAGSYDAVTTDDIILAGYAAQSAGSYKVVGKPFTTENYGIGVKKGDKELRDKVNDAIEAMIADGSWKKAFDTTVGVSGYQAPTPPTVNRY, encoded by the coding sequence ATGAGGATCAACCGTGCGCTTCGAATCGGTGTCGGGGCGATCGCCCTGGCGCTGACCGCCGCAACCGCAGCCGCTTGTGGCGGAGGCGACAGCAAGACCGCCCTGGACAACGCCAAGGACGGCAAACTCACTGTCGGGATCAAGTTCGACCAGCCCGGCCTGGGCCTGCGCAACAAGGACGGCTCCTACAGCGGGTTCGATATCGAGGTCGCCAAATACGTCGCCGGCAAGCTCGGCGTGAAGCCGGAAAGCATCACCTTCAAGGAAGCCCCGTCCGGCCAGCGCGAGACGCTGATCGAGAACGGACAGGTCGACTACATTGTCGCCACCTACTCGATCAACGACAAGCGCAAGGAGAAGGTCGACTTCGCCGGGCCCTACTACGTTGCGGGCCAGTCCCTGCTGGTGAAGGCCGACAACAGCAACATCAACGGCCCCGATGATCTGAAGGGGAAGAAGGTCTGCTCGGTGAAGGGCTCGACCCCCGCCCAGAACATCGAGAAGAACTACCCCGACACCCAGCTGCAGACCAACGACACCTACTCGCTGTGTCTCGAGGGCCTCTCGGCAGGTTCGTATGACGCGGTGACCACCGACGACATCATTCTGGCCGGTTATGCCGCGCAAAGTGCGGGCTCGTACAAGGTCGTCGGCAAGCCGTTCACCACGGAGAACTACGGCATCGGCGTGAAGAAGGGCGACAAGGAACTCCGCGACAAGGTCAACGACGCAATCGAGGCGATGATTGCGGACGGCTCTTGGAAGAAGGCGTTCGACACGACGGTCGGTGTCTCGGGCTACCAGGCCCCGACTCCGCCGACGGTGAACCGGTACTGA
- a CDS encoding amino acid ABC transporter permease: MFDLISRYDVLGAFWVTIKLTASSAVLALILGTFVAAMRVSPVPVARFLGSAYVTIFRNTPLTLIIVFCSLGLYSTMGWKLAPEGPNSLAQNNFRYAVLGLSIYTAAFVCESLRSGINTVPMGQSEAGRSLGFSFTQNLRIVVLPQAFRSVIAPLGSVLIALTKNSTIASAIGVAEAATLMAKMNENEAALITIGAIFALGFVILTLPTGLLFGWLAKRFEVAR; the protein is encoded by the coding sequence GTGTTCGACCTGATCTCGAGGTATGACGTCCTCGGAGCCTTCTGGGTGACCATCAAGCTGACCGCGTCGTCCGCGGTCCTTGCCCTGATCCTTGGCACATTTGTCGCCGCAATGCGCGTATCCCCCGTGCCGGTCGCCCGTTTCCTCGGCAGCGCCTACGTCACCATCTTCCGCAACACCCCGCTCACGCTGATCATCGTGTTCTGCTCGCTGGGCCTCTATTCGACCATGGGCTGGAAGCTGGCACCAGAAGGCCCGAACTCGCTGGCGCAGAACAACTTCCGGTATGCGGTACTAGGACTCAGCATCTACACCGCGGCATTCGTCTGCGAATCGTTGCGCTCTGGCATCAACACCGTGCCGATGGGCCAGTCGGAGGCAGGCCGCTCACTGGGCTTCAGCTTCACACAGAATCTGCGCATCGTGGTGTTGCCGCAAGCATTCCGCTCGGTCATCGCGCCGCTCGGCAGCGTACTGATCGCACTGACCAAGAACTCCACGATCGCCTCGGCGATCGGCGTCGCCGAGGCCGCGACTCTGATGGCCAAGATGAACGAGAACGAGGCCGCGCTGATCACTATCGGCGCCATCTTCGCGCTCGGCTTCGTGATCCTGACCCTGCCGACCGGCCTGCTGTTCGGCTGGCTCGCCAAGCGATTCGAGGTGGCCCGATGA
- a CDS encoding amino acid ABC transporter permease: MSTGASVLFDAPGPRARIRNQIYSVIAVIAVLAIGWVFYRGFADKGQFTTEKWKPFTEADVWTTYLLPGLRGTLVAALLSIVFALVIGMIFGILRLSEHRLVRWVAGAIVEVARSIPVLILMIFLFYIFSDYKLFKVDQLALAAVVIALTVYNGSVIAEIVRAGIKSLPKGQTEAAVALGLRKGQLMRLILLPQAITAMLPALISQMVVALKDSALGYQITYLEIVRQGSQLGASERNTVPALIVVAIVMILLNSTLTFVANKLEQRLRSRKRAKGATVLAADSVLTDAAPGMDITKKP; encoded by the coding sequence ATGAGTACCGGTGCTTCGGTTCTTTTCGACGCGCCGGGTCCCCGGGCGCGCATCCGCAACCAGATCTATTCCGTCATCGCCGTCATCGCCGTGTTGGCGATCGGCTGGGTGTTCTACCGCGGCTTCGCCGATAAGGGACAGTTCACCACGGAGAAGTGGAAGCCGTTCACAGAGGCCGACGTCTGGACGACCTACCTGCTGCCCGGCCTGCGGGGCACCCTCGTCGCGGCGCTGCTCTCGATTGTGTTCGCGCTCGTGATCGGCATGATCTTCGGCATCCTCCGGCTGTCGGAGCACCGTCTGGTGCGGTGGGTGGCAGGGGCGATCGTCGAGGTGGCCCGGTCTATCCCCGTGCTGATCTTGATGATCTTCCTTTTCTACATCTTCTCCGACTACAAGTTGTTCAAGGTCGATCAGCTCGCCCTCGCGGCCGTCGTGATCGCGCTGACCGTCTACAACGGCTCAGTTATCGCCGAGATCGTGCGCGCGGGCATCAAGTCGCTACCGAAGGGGCAGACCGAGGCCGCAGTGGCACTGGGGCTGCGCAAGGGGCAGCTGATGCGGTTGATCCTGCTGCCGCAAGCGATCACCGCGATGCTTCCCGCATTGATCTCGCAAATGGTTGTCGCACTGAAGGATTCGGCGCTCGGCTACCAGATCACCTACCTCGAGATCGTGCGTCAGGGCTCGCAACTCGGCGCGTCCGAACGGAATACGGTGCCCGCACTGATCGTCGTCGCGATCGTCATGATTCTGCTGAACAGCACGCTGACATTCGTGGCGAACAAGCTGGAGCAACGGTTGCGCTCGCGCAAACGGGCCAAGGGCGCAACGGTCCTCGCGGCCGACTCAGTCCTCACCGACGCCGCACCGGGCATGGATATCACGAAGAAGCCGTGA
- a CDS encoding NUDIX domain-containing protein, whose translation MSAATTEIIARAVIRDGDRLLVARARGKKWAFLPGGHVKPGEPVESALVRELLEELGTASRILGLVGVVEHGYVDDESTTRHEVNLVFAAEVDSFPASQEGHLEFFWLPINQLSTTDLRPSALKGVIASGAQSFWHGWNG comes from the coding sequence ATGAGCGCCGCAACAACCGAAATCATCGCCCGCGCAGTCATCCGCGACGGCGATCGGCTGCTCGTGGCACGCGCACGCGGCAAGAAATGGGCGTTCCTACCCGGTGGCCATGTCAAGCCCGGAGAGCCTGTCGAGTCAGCCCTGGTCCGTGAACTGTTGGAAGAACTCGGAACGGCGAGCAGGATCCTCGGCCTCGTCGGTGTCGTCGAGCACGGATACGTCGACGACGAATCGACCACACGTCATGAGGTGAATCTGGTGTTCGCCGCTGAGGTGGACAGTTTCCCCGCCAGCCAGGAAGGTCACCTCGAATTCTTCTGGTTGCCGATAAACCAGCTGTCGACGACCGATCTGCGACCGAGCGCGTTGAAGGGCGTCATCGCCAGCGGTGCACAGTCGTTCTGGCACGGTTGGAACGGCTGA
- the recX gene encoding recombination regulator RecX gives MAAGSERGRSEPKQAGAHRSSSEPTPPGGTVEQAKDASLRLLAVRARSRAELAQRLAAKGFTPEVTEAALDRLAEIDLINDAAFAEEWVHARHTFSGKGKQALARELRRKGVAPSDAAPALDAITSDDEESRAVELVRRKLRSMPANLDRDKAIRRLVGMLARRGYNQSTAYQVVKAELASHGTASDIEDLPDSID, from the coding sequence GTGGCGGCCGGATCCGAGCGGGGTCGATCGGAGCCGAAACAGGCCGGGGCGCACCGGTCCTCGTCGGAACCGACCCCGCCGGGCGGGACGGTCGAGCAGGCAAAGGACGCAAGTCTGCGCCTGCTCGCCGTCCGCGCCCGCAGCCGCGCAGAACTCGCACAACGCTTGGCCGCCAAGGGATTCACACCCGAAGTGACCGAGGCCGCCCTGGACCGTCTCGCCGAGATCGACCTCATCAATGACGCCGCCTTCGCCGAAGAGTGGGTGCACGCCCGCCACACCTTCTCCGGTAAAGGCAAACAGGCCCTTGCTCGAGAACTCCGCCGCAAGGGCGTCGCGCCGTCCGACGCCGCCCCCGCTTTGGACGCCATCACCTCGGACGACGAGGAATCCCGCGCCGTCGAACTGGTTCGCCGCAAACTCCGCTCGATGCCGGCAAACCTGGACCGCGACAAAGCAATTCGCCGCCTCGTCGGCATGCTCGCCCGCCGCGGCTACAACCAGTCCACCGCCTACCAGGTGGTGAAAGCCGAACTGGCAAGCCACGGCACAGCCTCCGACATCGAAGACCTTCCTGACTCGATCGACTAG
- the recA gene encoding recombinase RecA: protein MAPQAYDRDKALEMALAQVEKSFGKGAVMRLGEEARQPISVIPTGSIALDVALGIGGLPRGRVVEIYGPESSGKTTVALHAVANAQAAGGVAAFIDAEHALDPEYARKLGVDTDALLVSQPDTGEQALEIADMLVRSGALDIIVIDSVAALVPRAEIEGEMGDSHVGLQARLMSQALRKMTGAMSNTGTTAIFINQLREKIGVMFGSPETTTGGKALKFYASVRLDVRRIETLKDGSDAVGNRTRVKVVKNKVSPPFKQAEFDILYGFGISKEGSLIDMGVEHGFVRKSGSWYTYDGDQLGQGKENARKFLLENTDIRDEIEKKIKEKLGIGADVTAADAVAEVPADF from the coding sequence ATGGCACCACAGGCGTATGACCGCGACAAGGCGCTCGAGATGGCGTTGGCTCAGGTGGAGAAGAGCTTCGGCAAGGGCGCGGTCATGCGTCTCGGCGAGGAGGCCCGCCAGCCCATCTCGGTGATCCCGACCGGTTCCATCGCGCTGGATGTGGCCCTCGGTATCGGTGGGTTGCCGCGCGGTCGTGTCGTGGAGATCTACGGCCCGGAATCTTCGGGCAAGACGACCGTCGCGTTGCACGCGGTGGCCAACGCGCAGGCGGCGGGCGGTGTCGCGGCCTTCATCGACGCCGAGCACGCCCTCGATCCCGAGTACGCCCGCAAGCTCGGCGTCGATACCGACGCCCTGCTCGTCTCGCAGCCGGACACCGGTGAGCAGGCCCTGGAAATCGCCGACATGCTGGTCCGCTCCGGCGCGCTGGACATCATCGTCATCGACTCGGTGGCCGCGCTGGTGCCGCGCGCCGAGATCGAGGGCGAGATGGGTGACAGCCACGTCGGTCTGCAGGCCCGTCTGATGAGCCAGGCGCTGCGCAAGATGACCGGTGCGATGAGCAACACGGGTACCACCGCCATCTTCATCAACCAGCTGCGCGAGAAGATCGGCGTGATGTTCGGTTCCCCCGAAACCACCACGGGTGGTAAGGCGCTGAAGTTCTACGCCTCGGTGCGCCTGGATGTGCGCCGCATCGAGACACTCAAGGACGGCAGCGACGCGGTGGGCAACCGCACCCGCGTCAAGGTGGTCAAGAACAAGGTGTCGCCGCCGTTCAAGCAGGCCGAGTTCGACATCCTGTACGGCTTCGGCATCAGCAAGGAAGGCTCGCTCATCGACATGGGTGTCGAGCACGGCTTCGTTCGTAAGTCCGGATCCTGGTACACCTACGACGGTGACCAGCTGGGTCAGGGCAAGGAGAATGCCCGCAAGTTCCTGCTGGAGAACACCGATATCCGCGACGAGATCGAGAAGAAGATCAAGGAAAAGCTCGGCATCGGCGCCGATGTGACCGCAGCCGATGCGGTCGCCGAGGTGCCCGCCGATTTCTGA
- a CDS encoding Lrp/AsnC family transcriptional regulator, whose translation MQLEEAQESSLLDVLDKQIVYALVTDARIAFAKLGVILGVSEQTVARRYRSLRQRGILHVSGQVNAVPLGHARWVIRLRSTPDKAVRLAESLARFPDLSWVTLLSTGSEVTCVSRPRSAERRDRLLLHTLPQASQVTGLIAHEVIHRFPLAEDWPHYSHLLTRAQLRQLGPRGSTADHVGPEAPVDFSAQDEAMLMILGRDGRAPYAQIAAEIGWTATRVARRMAELVESRVLYFDLDFAIERMGYAVRAALWLRTRPADLEATGAAIAAHPETVFVAATTGPTNLMVSIVCSDTAHLYRYVTQRLGPLDGITDVEVTPALRVFKQAQTLLDSDRISLVR comes from the coding sequence GTGCAGCTCGAAGAGGCGCAGGAATCCTCCCTGCTGGATGTGCTCGACAAGCAGATCGTGTACGCACTGGTGACCGACGCCAGAATCGCGTTCGCCAAGCTGGGCGTCATCCTCGGAGTGTCGGAACAGACCGTCGCGCGCCGCTATCGGTCACTGCGTCAACGCGGCATCCTGCATGTGTCGGGCCAGGTGAACGCGGTGCCGCTCGGGCACGCCCGCTGGGTGATCCGGCTCCGGTCGACACCGGACAAGGCGGTGCGGCTGGCCGAATCGCTGGCCAGGTTCCCCGATCTGAGCTGGGTCACCTTGCTGTCCACCGGGTCCGAGGTGACCTGTGTGAGCCGGCCACGCTCCGCCGAGCGTCGCGACAGACTGTTGCTGCACACACTGCCCCAGGCCAGTCAGGTGACCGGGCTGATCGCGCACGAGGTGATCCACCGGTTCCCGCTCGCGGAGGATTGGCCGCATTACAGTCACCTGCTGACCCGGGCCCAGTTGCGCCAACTCGGTCCGCGAGGATCGACGGCCGACCACGTCGGGCCGGAGGCTCCGGTCGACTTCTCGGCGCAGGACGAGGCGATGCTGATGATTCTCGGCCGCGACGGCCGCGCGCCGTACGCACAGATTGCCGCCGAAATCGGCTGGACTGCAACGCGAGTGGCCCGCCGGATGGCCGAACTCGTCGAATCCAGGGTGCTGTATTTCGACCTCGACTTCGCGATCGAGCGGATGGGATATGCCGTGCGGGCAGCGCTGTGGTTGCGCACCCGGCCCGCCGACCTCGAGGCGACGGGTGCCGCGATCGCGGCGCACCCGGAAACCGTGTTCGTCGCCGCGACCACCGGGCCTACCAATCTGATGGTTTCGATCGTGTGTAGCGATACTGCACACCTCTACCGCTATGTCACGCAGCGGCTCGGCCCCCTCGACGGAATCACCGACGTCGAGGTCACGCCCGCGCTGCGGGTCTTCAAGCAGGCGCAGACGCTGCTGGACAGTGATCGGATTTCCTTGGTGCGGTGA
- a CDS encoding MFS transporter, which produces MKKWLPLFAACLGTLMLLIDVTIVNVALPDIAADLGTGLSGLQWVVDGYALALAALLLILGSLADRVGAKRTYLAGLAVFAVASLVCGIAQSASSLIAARALQGLGGAAMFATTLSLLHATYTGRDRGVAFGIWGAVSGAAAGLGVVLGGALTDAFSWRWIFFVNLPIAVVAIALTALVFPQSMRRADRAVDLLGMLTFATAATGATYGVIRGGEHGWTDGPALSALVLGGAALLAFWLVESRSAAPMFPLALLRNRDFGGTLIGASGQTFAAFAATPLISLWLQQQLQMTPLHAGLAMLPMAATAFVVAGVFGRLLHDTAPKWTIGVGLVVVGIGAGLLTLIDTGSSWSALLPGFIVIGAGIGVNAPALVAVGMAAVPPQQGGTAAGAVNTARQLGLALGVAVLGTVFREVADADQRMTPAQFVDGLDAALQVAAVVGIAFGLIAFALFHRQRTVAGAERGDRTAVAAR; this is translated from the coding sequence GTGAAGAAATGGCTCCCCTTGTTCGCCGCGTGCCTCGGCACGCTGATGCTGCTCATCGACGTCACCATCGTCAATGTCGCACTCCCCGACATCGCCGCCGATCTCGGCACCGGCCTGTCCGGCTTGCAGTGGGTGGTCGACGGCTACGCGCTGGCACTGGCGGCACTGCTGCTGATACTCGGCTCGCTGGCCGACCGAGTCGGCGCGAAACGGACGTATCTGGCCGGGCTCGCAGTGTTCGCCGTCGCGTCCCTCGTGTGCGGGATCGCGCAGTCCGCATCGAGTTTGATTGCGGCACGGGCACTTCAGGGCCTCGGCGGCGCGGCCATGTTCGCCACCACGCTGTCGCTGTTGCACGCGACCTACACCGGCCGCGATCGTGGTGTTGCCTTCGGCATTTGGGGCGCGGTCTCCGGTGCGGCGGCAGGCCTCGGCGTCGTACTCGGCGGCGCGCTGACCGACGCGTTCTCGTGGCGCTGGATCTTCTTCGTCAATCTGCCGATCGCGGTGGTGGCAATCGCCTTGACCGCCCTCGTGTTTCCACAGTCGATGCGGCGGGCCGATCGCGCGGTGGATCTGCTCGGCATGCTGACCTTCGCGACCGCCGCAACCGGAGCGACCTATGGTGTCATCCGCGGCGGTGAGCACGGTTGGACCGACGGTCCCGCGCTGTCGGCGCTGGTGCTCGGCGGCGCGGCGCTGCTGGCCTTCTGGCTCGTCGAATCCCGTAGCGCGGCACCGATGTTCCCGCTGGCGCTGCTGCGAAACCGCGATTTCGGCGGCACCCTCATCGGGGCGAGCGGACAGACCTTCGCGGCTTTCGCGGCAACACCGCTGATCTCGCTGTGGCTGCAGCAGCAGTTGCAGATGACCCCGCTGCACGCGGGCCTGGCAATGTTGCCGATGGCCGCGACCGCGTTCGTGGTCGCGGGAGTGTTCGGGCGACTGCTGCACGACACGGCGCCGAAGTGGACGATCGGGGTCGGGCTCGTCGTCGTCGGCATCGGCGCCGGACTGCTCACCCTGATCGACACCGGATCATCCTGGAGCGCACTGTTGCCCGGGTTCATAGTGATCGGTGCCGGGATCGGCGTCAACGCACCGGCATTGGTCGCCGTCGGCATGGCCGCGGTGCCGCCGCAGCAGGGCGGCACGGCCGCGGGCGCGGTCAATACGGCGCGGCAGCTTGGGCTCGCGCTCGGAGTCGCGGTGCTGGGCACCGTGTTCCGCGAGGTCGCCGACGCCGATCAGCGGATGACACCGGCGCAGTTCGTCGATGGGCTCGACGCGGCCCTCCAGGTGGCGGCCGTCGTCGGCATCGCATTCGGACTGATCGCGTTCGCCCTGTTCCACCGGCAGCGCACGGTTGCCGGGGCAGAGCGGGGCGATCGCACGGCAGTCGCCGCACGGTAG
- a CDS encoding nuclear transport factor 2 family protein — protein sequence MRPPLPPFDRESVEVKVRAAENAWNTRDPERVAAAYTEDSVWRNRDEFFTGRAAIVEFLTRKWSVENGYALRKDLWAFEDNRIAVRFQYEWHDESGQWWRSYGNEQWEFTPEGLMSRREASINDVRIGESDRRIFGPRKEGDDSVQPQQ from the coding sequence ATGCGACCCCCACTACCACCCTTCGATCGCGAATCCGTCGAGGTCAAGGTCCGTGCCGCCGAAAATGCCTGGAACACACGCGATCCGGAGCGCGTCGCCGCCGCGTACACCGAGGACTCGGTGTGGCGCAATCGCGACGAGTTCTTCACCGGCCGCGCGGCGATCGTGGAGTTCCTCACCAGGAAGTGGTCCGTCGAGAACGGCTATGCGCTGCGCAAGGACCTGTGGGCCTTCGAAGACAACCGCATCGCGGTCCGCTTCCAGTACGAATGGCACGACGAGTCGGGCCAGTGGTGGCGCAGCTACGGTAACGAGCAGTGGGAGTTCACCCCCGAAGGCCTGATGTCGCGCCGCGAGGCGAGTATCAACGATGTCCGCATCGGCGAATCCGATCGCCGCATTTTCGGCCCACGGAAAGAAGGCGACGACTCGGTCCAGCCGCAGCAGTAG
- a CDS encoding CGNR zinc finger domain-containing protein, whose translation MLDPRPHLGEPLALDLLNTRWIENGPQDLLTDVAGLGVWLDSAGLAHRASADERTLEAVLAARTAIYDVVKHSTASGLNDVLEHGRVRRTLTSTGPTDVDDVADPAWLPAWLAADNLLRLLTEAPDRIRQCAHPDCVLFFYDTSKNGTRRWHSMATCGNRAKAARHYAKKG comes from the coding sequence ATGCTCGATCCACGCCCCCACCTCGGTGAACCGCTGGCACTCGACCTGTTGAACACGAGGTGGATCGAGAACGGGCCACAGGACCTGCTGACCGATGTCGCCGGACTCGGTGTCTGGCTCGACTCGGCGGGCCTTGCGCACCGTGCGTCCGCGGACGAACGGACGCTGGAAGCGGTGCTCGCCGCGCGCACTGCCATCTACGACGTCGTGAAGCACAGCACCGCCTCCGGGCTCAACGACGTGCTCGAACACGGCCGCGTCCGGCGCACCCTCACCAGCACCGGCCCCACTGACGTCGACGACGTGGCCGACCCGGCCTGGCTCCCCGCCTGGCTGGCCGCCGACAACCTGCTGCGCCTGCTCACCGAAGCCCCCGACCGCATCCGTCAGTGCGCCCACCCCGACTGCGTGCTGTTCTTCTACGACACCTCGAAAAACGGCACCCGGCGCTGGCATTCGATGGCAACCTGTGGCAACCGCGCCAAAGCCGCGCGCCACTACGCGAAGAAGGGGTGA
- a CDS encoding phosphotransferase yields MVTDHPSRRTQSVRGPALGPDAGAASGYPFDGRLHMADTDREHLAARVAAVRPTGYVEWQQTGIDLLLLGRYEDALDHLDRALECADTERRRVAVLINLGDVYRYQGDAVTAEILYRQALDLARTDVPEVLSFALQHLGTALAEQHRLDEARTLLAEALALRSAEADSELVESTCAILDALEELPIALPPAIAALLGATPVWSDDHEGLSGGVSFVNGMYWVKRGPLAVAEHARLNWLRDYGIRLPDVAVFDGDVLVLADAGVPSLASRAESDGRAAAEIGAVGDSGIPEGRAHAAEGDASSGSGEVPGEYPAADGSDAGGTVGALMGALLRSLHTIPIAGCPFDGRLDSMLTRAARRVLEGLIDPEDFDEDHEHLVPEQILDRLHAQRPDEQDLVVAHGDFTPSNVLEGGILIDVGGLGVADRYRDLALAERDLREDFGADEVRAFFTAYGLAEPDRRRLGYYRLLDELF; encoded by the coding sequence ATGGTGACCGATCACCCGAGCCGGCGGACGCAGTCCGTCCGCGGTCCCGCGCTCGGCCCGGACGCAGGCGCGGCCTCCGGCTACCCCTTCGACGGGCGGTTGCACATGGCTGACACCGATCGTGAGCACCTGGCCGCGCGGGTGGCAGCGGTCCGGCCTACCGGCTATGTCGAATGGCAGCAGACCGGGATCGACCTGCTGCTGCTCGGGCGCTACGAGGACGCACTCGACCATCTCGACCGGGCATTGGAATGTGCCGACACCGAGCGACGGCGGGTCGCGGTGCTGATCAACCTCGGTGACGTCTATCGGTATCAAGGCGATGCGGTGACCGCCGAAATCCTCTACCGGCAGGCGCTGGACCTGGCCCGAACCGATGTGCCGGAGGTGCTGTCGTTCGCGCTCCAACACCTCGGTACAGCGCTCGCCGAGCAGCACAGGCTCGACGAAGCGCGCACACTGTTGGCCGAGGCGTTGGCGCTGCGCAGCGCCGAGGCCGATTCCGAGCTGGTCGAGTCGACTTGCGCGATCTTGGACGCCCTGGAGGAGCTGCCCATTGCCCTACCTCCCGCAATCGCCGCACTGCTCGGTGCCACACCGGTCTGGTCGGACGATCACGAGGGGCTGAGCGGCGGGGTCTCGTTCGTCAACGGCATGTACTGGGTCAAGCGCGGTCCGCTGGCGGTGGCCGAGCATGCGCGCCTGAACTGGTTGCGCGACTATGGGATTCGACTACCGGATGTGGCCGTGTTCGACGGTGATGTGCTGGTGCTCGCCGACGCGGGCGTGCCGAGTCTCGCCTCGCGCGCCGAGAGCGACGGGCGTGCTGCTGCCGAAATCGGTGCGGTGGGAGATAGCGGTATCCCCGAAGGCAGGGCCCATGCCGCCGAGGGCGATGCGTCGTCCGGGAGCGGTGAGGTTCCCGGCGAATATCCCGCAGCCGACGGTTCGGACGCGGGCGGGACGGTAGGGGCGCTCATGGGTGCGCTGCTGCGGAGCCTGCACACCATCCCGATTGCCGGGTGCCCGTTCGACGGCCGACTCGATTCGATGTTGACCCGGGCCGCTCGCCGAGTGCTCGAGGGTTTGATCGATCCCGAGGACTTCGATGAAGACCATGAGCATCTGGTCCCCGAACAGATACTGGACCGACTCCACGCGCAGCGCCCCGACGAGCAGGATCTCGTGGTCGCTCACGGCGACTTCACGCCGTCCAACGTGCTCGAAGGCGGCATTCTGATCGATGTCGGCGGCCTCGGTGTCGCGGATCGGTATCGCGATCTTGCGCTGGCCGAACGCGATCTGCGGGAGGACTTCGGCGCCGACGAGGTGCGCGCGTTCTTCACCGCCTACGGCCTGGCCGAGCCCGATCGGCGCCGTCTCGGCTATTACCGGCTGCTCGACGAACTCTTCTGA
- a CDS encoding DUF3046 domain-containing protein, with protein MRLTEFQELLHTEFGVARGDALLTDHVIPSLGGRTGATAIDAGVDPRDVWRALCADFDVPRGRW; from the coding sequence GTGCGGTTGACTGAGTTTCAGGAGCTGTTGCACACCGAGTTCGGTGTGGCCCGTGGTGATGCCCTGCTCACCGATCATGTGATCCCGTCGCTGGGCGGTCGGACCGGGGCCACCGCCATCGACGCGGGGGTCGATCCCCGGGATGTGTGGCGGGCGCTATGTGCAGACTTCGACGTGCCACGCGGCCGATGGTGA